From Streptomyces sp. TLI_053, a single genomic window includes:
- a CDS encoding glycosyltransferase 87 family protein has protein sequence MVSTRTPGFSRPRGRFTGRSTTPTAPVPAAPPTGAGRPPGDRGHRSFPRQRGEEGPPSPPDRLNPARLAGHRGVQLLGCLVAAGWAAGFPIVSDLPNQRLWGTLAAPAYLLAGLFCLVLPRRVAARAAAAAALLGAVLVPLVVLVLQGRHQSEVMVVERSARLLFSTGSPYLPDPVVVTDYNPYLPAMSLFGVPRALLGDGNALARLAGDARIWFALAFVACLLASWRLLRPNRDRAPLLPLTVLTASPLVALALVGGGVDLPLIGLCCLAMALAERDRTIAAGLVLALAGTLKWTVWPALPVAVLLLWRLYGRRPAARAGLAALGAACAVMVPYVLTRAEELRDQVVRFPLGLTAIQTPAGSPLPGKVLAGFGPTGHTASLVLLTVGGLGVTIWLLARPPVSAIAAADLLATGLAIAFMLAPAGRFGYLALPAVLVIWPRLAARRWSGARPPVRPACLLNQAGPALPVR, from the coding sequence ATGGTGAGCACCCGCACGCCCGGCTTCTCCCGCCCGCGCGGCCGCTTCACCGGCCGGAGCACGACGCCGACGGCGCCCGTTCCGGCCGCGCCCCCGACCGGAGCCGGACGACCGCCCGGAGACCGGGGCCACCGGTCGTTCCCCCGCCAGCGCGGCGAGGAGGGCCCGCCGTCCCCGCCCGATCGGCTGAATCCGGCCCGGCTCGCCGGACACCGGGGCGTCCAACTGCTCGGCTGCCTGGTCGCGGCCGGCTGGGCGGCTGGCTTCCCGATCGTCTCCGACCTCCCCAACCAGCGTCTGTGGGGCACCCTCGCGGCCCCCGCCTACCTGCTCGCCGGGCTGTTCTGCCTGGTCCTCCCGCGCCGGGTCGCGGCCCGCGCCGCCGCCGCGGCGGCCCTGCTCGGCGCCGTCCTGGTGCCGCTGGTGGTCCTCGTGCTGCAGGGCCGCCACCAGTCCGAGGTGATGGTGGTCGAGCGCTCCGCGCGGCTGCTCTTCAGCACCGGGAGCCCCTACCTGCCGGATCCGGTGGTGGTGACCGACTACAACCCCTACCTGCCGGCGATGTCGCTGTTCGGGGTGCCGCGGGCGCTGCTCGGCGACGGCAACGCGCTCGCGCGGCTGGCCGGGGACGCCCGGATCTGGTTCGCGCTGGCCTTCGTCGCCTGTCTGCTGGCGAGCTGGCGGCTGCTGCGGCCGAACCGGGACCGTGCCCCGCTGCTGCCGCTGACCGTGCTCACCGCCTCGCCGCTGGTCGCGCTGGCGCTGGTCGGCGGCGGGGTGGACCTGCCGCTGATCGGCCTCTGCTGCCTGGCGATGGCGCTGGCCGAGCGGGACCGGACCATCGCCGCCGGACTGGTGCTGGCCCTGGCCGGGACGCTGAAGTGGACGGTCTGGCCGGCGCTGCCGGTGGCCGTCCTGCTGCTCTGGCGGCTCTACGGCCGACGGCCGGCCGCCCGGGCCGGGCTCGCCGCGCTCGGCGCGGCGTGCGCCGTGATGGTGCCCTACGTCCTGACCCGGGCCGAGGAGCTGCGCGACCAGGTGGTGCGCTTCCCGCTCGGGCTGACCGCGATCCAGACGCCGGCCGGCAGCCCGCTGCCCGGCAAGGTGCTGGCCGGCTTCGGGCCCACCGGGCACACCGCCTCGCTGGTGCTGCTGACCGTGGGCGGGCTCGGGGTGACGATCTGGCTGCTGGCCCGGCCGCCGGTCTCCGCGATCGCCGCCGCCGACCTGCTGGCCACCGGGCTGGCGATCGCCTTCATGCTGGCGCCGGCCGGGCGGTTCGGGTACCTGGCGCTGCCGGCGGTGCTGGTGATCTGGCCCCGGCTGGCGGCCCGGCGGTGGAGCGGCGCCCGGCCGCCGGTCCGGCCGGCCTGCCTGCTCAACCAGGCCGGGCCCGCCCTGCCGGTGAGGTAG
- a CDS encoding penicillin-binding transpeptidase domain-containing protein — MRNGAKTGLITGVAVAVLAAGGYGAYSLVGGSDDKDAPAAKKARTVVAEPPSAEQAAAGTKDFLDAWAAGDIAKAASLTDDPAGATTALTAFRDQVKPSGLTLAPAGPATPAAFAAATGSPSAAPKAPTTAPATPTPGGPLPTDSPSASAPAAPTGVLMGFKARAEFEGTNRVWDYSGFLGVVKMSDNTPAVHWAPSVIHPHLAPGESIGVQPLPPLAGNVVDRNNKPLSSPSITPLIPTLQAKVAKLLADQNKDQSDNGTGVVITNAADPNSVPDRLFTIVDPKPPKPFKLTIDNTLQAAAEKAMTDLGGKKGSIVAIEPSTGQVLAFANAPVTGLNRAFQGQLAPGSTLKILTSTALLEAGVNPDTPVACPTLSSNPKKIPNSFPDAYPNNTLQQDFMISCNTAFIDQGLTSLKPGALTTTAKDVYGIGLNWQTGLPSFDAVVPDAGTNKDEQAMQSIGQGKVQMNPLAIASITATVQSGSFKQPILVAELPQQKAPRDLGPDVAGKLRQMMAATATGGTAKDVMAGISDNAGAKTGSAEATGIATTNSWFTAYRGNLAIASEVEGGGHGVDAAGPAVASIIKAAGNR, encoded by the coding sequence ATGCGCAATGGCGCGAAGACCGGCCTGATCACCGGCGTGGCCGTCGCCGTGCTCGCCGCGGGCGGCTACGGGGCGTACAGCCTCGTCGGCGGCTCCGACGACAAGGACGCCCCGGCCGCCAAGAAGGCGCGCACGGTGGTCGCCGAGCCCCCGAGCGCCGAGCAGGCGGCGGCGGGCACCAAGGACTTCCTGGACGCGTGGGCGGCCGGCGACATCGCCAAGGCGGCCTCGCTGACCGACGACCCGGCGGGCGCGACCACCGCGCTGACCGCGTTCCGGGACCAGGTGAAGCCGAGCGGGCTCACCCTGGCCCCGGCCGGGCCGGCCACCCCGGCGGCCTTCGCCGCGGCCACCGGCTCCCCGAGCGCCGCGCCCAAGGCCCCGACCACCGCCCCGGCCACGCCGACCCCCGGCGGCCCGCTCCCCACCGACTCGCCGTCGGCCTCCGCCCCGGCCGCCCCGACCGGGGTGCTGATGGGCTTCAAGGCCCGCGCCGAGTTCGAGGGCACCAACCGGGTCTGGGACTACAGCGGCTTCCTCGGCGTGGTGAAGATGAGCGACAACACCCCGGCCGTGCACTGGGCGCCCTCGGTGATCCACCCGCACCTGGCCCCGGGCGAGTCGATCGGCGTGCAGCCGCTGCCCCCGCTGGCCGGCAACGTGGTGGACCGCAACAACAAGCCGCTGAGCAGCCCCTCGATCACCCCGCTGATCCCGACCCTGCAGGCCAAGGTCGCCAAGCTGCTCGCGGACCAGAACAAGGACCAGAGCGACAACGGCACCGGCGTGGTGATCACCAACGCGGCCGACCCGAACAGCGTGCCGGACCGGCTGTTCACCATCGTCGACCCGAAGCCGCCGAAGCCGTTCAAGCTGACCATCGACAACACCCTGCAGGCCGCCGCCGAGAAGGCGATGACCGACCTGGGCGGCAAGAAGGGCTCGATCGTCGCCATCGAGCCGAGCACCGGCCAGGTCCTGGCCTTCGCCAACGCGCCGGTCACCGGTCTGAACCGGGCCTTCCAGGGCCAGCTCGCCCCGGGCTCCACGCTGAAGATCCTCACCTCCACCGCCCTGCTGGAGGCCGGGGTCAACCCGGACACCCCGGTGGCCTGCCCGACGCTGAGCAGCAACCCGAAGAAGATCCCGAACTCGTTCCCCGACGCGTACCCGAACAACACCCTGCAGCAGGACTTCATGATCTCCTGCAACACCGCCTTCATCGACCAGGGCCTGACCAGCCTCAAGCCGGGTGCGCTGACCACCACGGCCAAGGACGTGTACGGCATCGGCCTGAACTGGCAGACCGGTCTGCCCAGCTTCGACGCGGTGGTGCCGGACGCCGGCACCAACAAGGACGAGCAGGCCATGCAGTCGATCGGCCAGGGCAAGGTCCAGATGAACCCGCTGGCCATCGCCTCGATCACGGCCACCGTGCAGAGCGGCTCCTTCAAGCAGCCGATCCTGGTCGCCGAGCTGCCGCAGCAGAAGGCCCCCCGGGACCTCGGCCCCGACGTCGCCGGCAAGCTGCGCCAGATGATGGCCGCCACCGCCACCGGCGGCACCGCCAAGGACGTGATGGCCGGGATCTCCGACAACGCGGGCGCCAAGACCGGCTCGGCCGAGGCGACCGGCATCGCCACCACCAACAGCTGGTTCACCGCCTACCGGGGCAACCTGGCGATCGCCTCCGAGGTCGAGGGCGGCGGCCACGGCGTGGACGCGGCCGGCCCCGCCGTCGCCTCGATCATCAAGGCGGCTGGCAACCGCTGA